A DNA window from Halomicrobium mukohataei DSM 12286 contains the following coding sequences:
- a CDS encoding PIN domain-containing protein, protein MSRALLDATALIAAADRDDADHQRGLEILRGIDYGELPDGVITNEALLETLNFVEERKGHDRAVDLLDRFVQGAHFELQYNPKKNFGLGRSLFRGYPGLNFGDSMQTAFMESENIEYIYSFDDDFDSIDGVTRLNSAVNPY, encoded by the coding sequence ATGAGCAGGGCACTCTTAGATGCCACTGCCCTCATTGCTGCGGCGGATCGTGACGACGCTGACCACCAGCGTGGACTGGAGATTCTGCGCGGGATCGACTACGGAGAGTTGCCCGATGGCGTCATCACCAACGAAGCGTTGCTTGAGACGCTGAATTTCGTCGAGGAGCGAAAAGGCCATGACCGCGCCGTCGACCTCCTCGACCGCTTCGTACAGGGCGCACACTTCGAGCTGCAGTACAATCCGAAGAAGAACTTCGGCCTCGGTCGATCCCTGTTTCGTGGCTATCCCGGCCTGAACTTCGGCGACAGTATGCAGACTGCGTTCATGGAGTCTGAGAACATCGAGTATATCTATAGCTTCGACGACGACTTCGACTCGATCGACGGCGTCACACGCCTGAATAGCGCAGTGAACCCCTACTGA
- a CDS encoding AbrB/MazE/SpoVT family DNA-binding domain-containing protein has protein sequence MGTSDETTVSERGGVTIPSEIREALSIEAGDKIRWTVEEGDVMVEVVHQREGVFDDFEPMSMGGDGGTAHNTSGEER, from the coding sequence ATGGGAACCAGCGACGAGACGACCGTGAGTGAACGTGGTGGCGTCACGATCCCCTCCGAGATCAGAGAGGCACTCAGCATCGAAGCGGGAGACAAGATCCGCTGGACCGTCGAAGAGGGCGACGTGATGGTGGAGGTCGTCCACCAGCGCGAAGGTGTCTTCGATGACTTCGAACCCATGTCGATGGGAGGAGACGGCGGGACCGCCCACAACACGAGCGGAGAGGAGCGATGA
- a CDS encoding amino acid ABC transporter permease, whose product MAGIVLQSSDWLFVASNADFLLLGTIVTVLLTITSLSLGFLAGFPMGAIEVYGPDSLRSVVGTVGVVFRGTPIVVLVVVLYFGLPIPQLGTVPALDIQVTPFLAAALALGLRSGAYQSQVFRGAIQSISEGQMEGARSIGMSKLQAIRHVIFPQAIRRSIPGFQNEFTIVLKDTSVAFAIGLAELLTRAENLYLQPGRGTAVMEVILTITAIYFVLTVATNRTLDRLHDRYAIPGGNE is encoded by the coding sequence ATGGCGGGGATCGTGTTGCAAAGCAGCGATTGGCTCTTCGTCGCCAGCAACGCGGACTTCCTGCTGCTGGGAACGATCGTCACGGTGTTGCTGACGATCACCAGTCTCTCGCTGGGGTTTCTGGCCGGATTCCCGATGGGGGCGATCGAGGTGTACGGGCCGGACTCGCTCCGGTCGGTGGTCGGCACCGTCGGCGTCGTCTTCCGTGGTACGCCGATCGTCGTGCTCGTCGTGGTGCTGTACTTCGGGCTCCCGATCCCACAGCTTGGCACCGTGCCGGCGCTCGACATCCAGGTGACGCCGTTTCTCGCGGCGGCGCTGGCGCTCGGGCTCCGTAGCGGGGCCTACCAGAGCCAAGTGTTCCGGGGCGCGATACAGTCGATCAGCGAAGGTCAGATGGAGGGGGCCCGCTCGATCGGCATGAGCAAGCTCCAGGCCATCCGCCACGTGATCTTCCCGCAGGCGATCCGGCGCTCGATCCCCGGCTTTCAAAACGAGTTCACGATCGTGCTGAAAGACACCAGCGTCGCCTTCGCGATCGGACTGGCGGAGCTCCTGACTCGGGCCGAGAACCTCTATCTCCAGCCCGGCCGGGGCACCGCCGTGATGGAGGTCATCCTCACGATCACCGCGATCTACTTCGTGTTGACCGTCGCGACAAACCGGACGCTCGATCGACTACACGACCGCTACGCGATCCCAGGAGGCAACGAATGA
- a CDS encoding IS1595 family transposase, translated as MFPISRFVSESAAADLLEQVRWRDGVECPRCRSDLTVRNGSYRVYQRYLCKNCGRTFNDKTDTIFAHSKLKLKEWYFTIYVFLRFNTSIRQIEAELDCSYRTVRRHVEQFARTLDAPSITLSGPVEIDEVYVSAGLKGRERDQESRSRGLSTRGRGSYDGDKPPVFTLVDRGSDERYVVPAKSADESTVRLLLADHEEESLTVYTDGFRAYDPLEDDDSFTRKYVVHSDGEYADGEVHVNGCESHASLTRRWLSPHRGVSKDKLTPYLRAFELRRELYRKPGDEALKHALNAAL; from the coding sequence ATGTTCCCAATAAGCCGGTTCGTGTCGGAATCGGCTGCAGCGGACCTGCTGGAACAGGTTCGCTGGCGTGATGGCGTCGAGTGCCCCCGCTGCCGTTCTGACCTGACGGTCAGAAACGGCAGCTACCGGGTGTATCAACGGTATCTGTGTAAGAATTGCGGTCGCACGTTCAACGACAAGACCGACACGATCTTCGCTCACTCGAAGCTGAAGCTCAAAGAATGGTACTTCACGATCTACGTGTTCTTACGGTTCAACACGAGTATTCGGCAAATCGAGGCAGAGCTTGATTGTTCCTACCGGACGGTGAGACGGCACGTCGAGCAGTTCGCCAGAACTCTCGACGCGCCTTCGATTACGCTGTCTGGACCGGTCGAAATCGACGAAGTGTACGTCTCTGCTGGTCTCAAAGGCCGCGAGCGTGACCAGGAGTCGCGCTCGCGTGGCCTGTCCACGCGTGGACGGGGATCGTACGACGGCGACAAACCGCCGGTGTTCACGCTCGTCGATCGTGGTTCGGACGAGCGGTACGTCGTGCCAGCGAAATCCGCTGACGAATCGACCGTTCGACTCCTGCTTGCTGACCACGAAGAGGAGTCACTGACCGTCTATACGGACGGATTTCGGGCCTACGACCCACTAGAAGACGACGACTCATTCACCCGCAAATACGTCGTCCACAGCGACGGTGAATACGCTGATGGCGAAGTACACGTCAACGGCTGCGAGAGCCACGCGTCGCTGACGCGACGGTGGCTCTCGCCCCATCGAGGCGTCTCGAAAGACAAGCTAACGCCGTATCTCAGAGCCTTCGAACTCCGCCGTGAACTCTACAGAAAACCAGGTGACGAAGCACTCAAACATGCTCTCAACGCCGCACTCTGA
- a CDS encoding tyrosine-type recombinase/integrase — protein sequence MTDAPDLSPREAMERYLNHRKTESAAESVKSWRYRLKIFVDWTEEKEGIEAMSDLTGWTLDEYETHRRGQDLAASTLNGEMQTLKNWLEYLARIGVVDDGLPEKVHVPSIPDGEGSNDEMLDPDDAAALIRSFRETPERYGTAKHAVLELLWFTGCRVGAARSLDLRDYHSAERFVTFHHRDGTPLKNDSDGERAVGLPESVCEVLDYYIEHYRETSHDGSGRKPLFTTTQGRSSENTLRVWTYLATQPCLFGPCPHGEERDACEYVHVHHASKCPSSLSPHRIRTGSITWQRDCGLPAEIVGERVNATLEVIEKYYDQATERQRLEQRRRPYITDLQLDTPSES from the coding sequence ATGACTGACGCGCCGGACCTGTCCCCTCGCGAAGCGATGGAGAGGTACCTGAACCACCGCAAGACGGAGTCGGCAGCGGAGTCCGTCAAGTCGTGGCGGTACCGACTGAAGATCTTCGTCGACTGGACGGAGGAGAAGGAGGGGATCGAGGCGATGAGCGACCTGACCGGGTGGACGCTCGACGAGTACGAGACCCACCGACGCGGTCAGGACCTCGCTGCGTCGACACTGAACGGCGAGATGCAGACGCTCAAGAACTGGCTGGAGTACCTGGCCCGTATCGGTGTCGTCGACGACGGGCTGCCGGAGAAGGTCCACGTCCCCAGCATCCCCGACGGCGAGGGCTCCAACGACGAGATGCTCGACCCGGACGACGCCGCGGCCCTGATTCGGTCGTTCCGTGAGACGCCGGAGCGGTACGGGACGGCGAAGCACGCCGTGCTCGAACTGCTGTGGTTCACCGGCTGCCGTGTCGGTGCAGCTCGGAGTCTCGACCTGCGAGACTACCACAGCGCCGAGCGCTTCGTGACGTTCCACCACCGCGATGGCACGCCGCTCAAGAACGATTCGGACGGCGAGCGAGCGGTCGGCCTACCGGAATCGGTCTGCGAGGTGCTGGACTACTACATCGAGCACTATCGCGAGACCTCTCACGACGGCAGCGGACGGAAGCCGCTGTTCACGACGACGCAGGGTCGCTCGTCCGAGAACACGCTACGTGTGTGGACGTATCTGGCCACGCAGCCGTGCCTGTTCGGTCCCTGTCCCCACGGGGAGGAGCGGGACGCCTGCGAGTACGTCCACGTTCACCACGCCAGCAAGTGCCCGTCGTCGCTCTCTCCCCACCGGATCAGGACGGGGAGCATCACGTGGCAACGCGACTGCGGCCTGCCGGCGGAGATCGTCGGCGAGCGGGTGAACGCCACGCTCGAAGTCATCGAGAAGTACTACGACCAGGCGACGGAGCGCCAGCGGTTGGAACAGCGCCGTCGCCCCTACATCACCGACCTGCAACTCGACACTCCAAGCGAATCATGA
- a CDS encoding TIGR02391 family protein gives MFINKVFTCQKIDSGEESGEEEAEVMIDDDSGSIDFQMSHYDVSETGKREAHDVEAQDIQRRTLERMLTVTSEWLDSDVKGSVSVNLGEVSGVYGQRGHEVAVGRERINFDLHVSVNDRGVWFGDQDLGLYKIPAGPKKDVNKNTYNNLYNIRQFRDLLEEFLYSYGRENRDDQDVGSFSYPTSELDDELIERVLPKYDRGNFGDAVQTAGKIVEERVRQKSPEELKEKDGSELIQEATKSGGPLSFGERSAEEQGVMFLYAGSYQAIRNPLSHRSPDQSKERYLDDLGKEEAHNIISFVNLQLRFLDQYASSP, from the coding sequence ATGTTTATAAATAAAGTTTTCACTTGCCAAAAAATTGATTCTGGAGAGGAATCTGGGGAAGAGGAAGCTGAAGTTATGATTGACGACGATAGTGGTAGTATCGATTTCCAGATGAGTCACTATGATGTTAGTGAAACTGGCAAAAGAGAGGCGCACGACGTAGAGGCCCAAGACATTCAAAGACGTACCCTTGAGCGAATGTTAACAGTAACGTCTGAATGGCTGGATTCGGACGTTAAAGGATCAGTCAGTGTCAATTTAGGAGAGGTATCGGGAGTATATGGTCAAAGAGGCCATGAAGTAGCGGTTGGAAGAGAAAGAATCAATTTTGACCTACATGTTTCAGTTAATGATCGAGGAGTTTGGTTTGGGGATCAAGATTTGGGGTTATACAAGATCCCAGCAGGCCCAAAGAAAGACGTAAATAAAAACACATACAATAATCTATACAATATCCGTCAGTTCCGGGATTTATTGGAGGAGTTTCTCTACAGCTACGGCAGAGAAAATAGAGATGATCAAGATGTTGGTAGTTTCAGCTACCCAACCTCTGAATTAGATGATGAACTCATTGAGCGTGTTCTCCCAAAGTATGATCGGGGAAATTTTGGCGACGCTGTTCAGACAGCGGGTAAAATTGTTGAAGAACGTGTTCGGCAAAAATCTCCGGAAGAACTCAAAGAGAAGGATGGGAGCGAGCTTATTCAGGAAGCAACCAAGTCGGGTGGACCTCTCTCATTTGGAGAACGATCTGCGGAGGAACAGGGTGTAATGTTTCTGTATGCAGGCTCATATCAAGCAATCAGGAATCCGCTTAGCCATCGGTCTCCAGATCAGTCAAAAGAACGGTATTTAGATGATCTTGGGAAAGAAGAGGCCCACAATATAATATCATTCGTCAATCTTCAACTCCGGTTTTTAGACCAATATGCCAGTAGCCCCTGA
- a CDS encoding GNAT family N-acetyltransferase yields the protein MDLVEATRDDAELLAEYWFQLASEMEPYSELNELAHDDPADVVEGIAQHHVDGDDTTAFLLEVDGRTVGSVLVREGEHPSRALDRYLQIVDLFVEQGHRSRGYGTAAIECVERLARERGVDYLEVSCDTDGCRRLPSRPHAVVRSIW from the coding sequence ATGGACCTCGTCGAGGCGACCCGAGACGACGCCGAACTGCTCGCCGAGTACTGGTTCCAGCTGGCCAGCGAGATGGAGCCGTACTCGGAGCTGAACGAACTGGCTCACGACGATCCGGCGGACGTCGTCGAGGGCATTGCACAGCACCACGTCGACGGTGACGACACCACGGCCTTCCTGCTGGAAGTCGACGGCCGGACGGTCGGCTCGGTGCTCGTACGCGAAGGGGAACACCCCTCGCGGGCACTGGACAGGTACCTCCAGATCGTCGATCTGTTCGTCGAGCAGGGCCACAGAAGTCGAGGCTACGGTACTGCGGCCATCGAGTGCGTCGAGCGACTCGCGCGCGAACGCGGCGTCGACTACCTGGAAGTCTCCTGTGATACGGACGGTTGTAGGCGTTTACCCAGTCGACCGCACGCCGTCGTGCGGTCGATCTGGTAA
- a CDS encoding MarR family transcriptional regulator produces the protein MRYSGDWMVLADDRILEYIRENESGRPTAMAESGYVRYSRQYVHQRCKKLTKHGLLKHLGNGVYIITERGEGYLNGEIDTSEDAPDEVEPVFDEDNGPSVGENHEQV, from the coding sequence ATGCGCTATTCGGGCGACTGGATGGTACTCGCAGATGACCGGATTCTCGAATACATCCGCGAAAATGAATCTGGTCGCCCAACTGCGATGGCAGAAAGCGGGTACGTCCGGTATTCACGTCAGTATGTCCACCAGAGATGCAAGAAGCTCACCAAGCACGGACTCCTGAAACATCTCGGCAATGGGGTCTACATCATCACAGAACGCGGAGAGGGTTATCTGAACGGCGAGATCGACACGTCCGAAGACGCACCGGACGAGGTGGAGCCAGTCTTCGACGAGGACAACGGACCAAGCGTCGGGGAGAACCACGAGCAGGTCTAA
- a CDS encoding winged helix-turn-helix domain-containing protein yields MAGRKPDVTDEEIIAVLSQASDPVLSTNEVAEQLPIKSNATQIRLKELRSAGRISGKQAGRSWVWWVDK; encoded by the coding sequence ATGGCGGGTCGAAAACCAGACGTAACCGATGAGGAGATCATCGCAGTACTGTCTCAGGCTTCTGATCCTGTTCTATCTACGAACGAAGTTGCCGAGCAGCTACCGATCAAATCAAATGCGACACAGATCCGACTGAAAGAGCTCCGTTCGGCGGGTCGTATCAGCGGAAAGCAGGCTGGTCGAAGCTGGGTCTGGTGGGTTGATAAATAG
- a CDS encoding basic amino acid ABC transporter substrate-binding protein, with protein sequence MARTYSMDRRAYMKTVGALGATTAIAGCSSSEENTETIVPGTNSGFPPFEYTEDGELVGFDIELAETVIDRAGYEVGEWQDIAFESLIPSVLDGDIDLIAAGMTIGPDRQEQIDFTDPYWESSQAVLVQEGGEFQPESVEDLEGVRVGAQGGTTGEGEAEALVEDGLVAEDDLRRYDNYTLAAQDLENGNVDAVIVDEPVAGSFAGDRAVAIAFVIDTGEQFGMGMRPDDERLSDLNDALAELRDDGTYDELVGEWFE encoded by the coding sequence ATGGCTCGTACGTACAGTATGGATCGGCGGGCGTACATGAAGACCGTCGGGGCTCTCGGAGCCACGACGGCGATCGCCGGCTGTTCGAGTAGCGAGGAGAACACGGAGACGATCGTTCCCGGGACGAACTCCGGGTTCCCGCCGTTCGAGTACACCGAGGACGGCGAACTGGTCGGCTTCGACATCGAGCTGGCCGAGACGGTCATCGACCGGGCCGGCTACGAGGTCGGCGAGTGGCAGGACATCGCCTTCGAGTCGCTGATCCCGTCGGTGCTGGACGGCGATATCGATCTGATCGCCGCCGGCATGACGATCGGCCCGGACCGCCAGGAGCAGATCGACTTCACCGACCCCTACTGGGAGTCCAGCCAGGCCGTCCTCGTCCAGGAAGGCGGCGAGTTCCAGCCGGAGTCGGTCGAGGATCTCGAAGGCGTCCGCGTCGGTGCCCAGGGCGGCACCACGGGCGAGGGCGAGGCGGAGGCACTCGTCGAGGACGGACTCGTCGCCGAAGACGACCTCCGGCGCTACGACAACTACACGCTGGCAGCCCAGGACCTCGAAAACGGCAACGTCGACGCCGTGATCGTCGACGAGCCCGTGGCCGGGAGCTTCGCGGGCGACCGTGCGGTCGCGATCGCGTTCGTCATCGACACCGGCGAGCAGTTCGGCATGGGGATGCGTCCCGACGACGAGCGCCTGAGCGATCTGAACGACGCGCTCGCGGAACTGCGCGACGACGGTACATACGACGAGCTCGTCGGCGAGTGGTTCGAGTGA
- a CDS encoding tyrosine-type recombinase/integrase, giving the protein MNLEEYEKQDGMKAWLSEREVNQLLDHSDETEWRVAIQLAAHCGLRTDEVVRVAPDHVADTDAGKMLRVWESAKTGHYRETPIPSDLATTIRTVGDIREEPTDEPVIQSSKRSLRRWISRARDQLAEETSEPGWKHVGMHDLRRTWATSLRSADVDAMVVCDWGGWDDLETFLDHYRGTHSPEAQLREREKVEWL; this is encoded by the coding sequence ATGAACCTCGAAGAATACGAAAAACAAGACGGAATGAAGGCATGGTTATCTGAACGAGAGGTCAATCAACTGCTGGACCATTCCGATGAAACCGAGTGGCGCGTAGCTATCCAACTGGCGGCCCACTGTGGCCTTCGAACCGACGAAGTTGTGCGTGTCGCTCCCGATCACGTCGCAGATACGGATGCTGGGAAGATGCTTCGGGTGTGGGAATCAGCGAAGACTGGACACTACCGTGAGACGCCGATTCCCTCCGACTTAGCGACAACCATACGAACGGTGGGAGACATCCGTGAGGAGCCGACTGATGAACCGGTGATTCAGTCCAGCAAACGGTCACTACGTCGCTGGATATCCAGAGCACGCGATCAACTGGCTGAGGAGACTAGTGAACCCGGCTGGAAACATGTCGGGATGCACGATCTCCGACGAACGTGGGCGACGAGCCTCCGGTCGGCCGACGTTGACGCGATGGTCGTCTGCGACTGGGGCGGCTGGGACGACCTGGAGACGTTCCTGGACCACTACCGGGGAACGCACAGCCCCGAGGCACAGCTTCGGGAGCGGGAGAAAGTCGAGTGGCTGTAA
- a CDS encoding amino acid ABC transporter permease has protein sequence MSTDQTQPAAVGDLPGRRRVAVVTVGVVFWTWLSLRWAYHNTVLDAVATALGVPDLIRSETAVLAREPWLPTAPFANAAETLTAVGADLGPLGLLAEWLAWPFELTAFAIEGGPAMAAGAFITVYLTLASMVLGLAIAVPLSVARVYGGRIVGTVSLAYTELVRGTPLLAQLFLLYYGLPLAEEIEGLGLVGEGAVPRAAVFVAIVGFTINSSAYQAEYIRGALQSVDSGQLVAARSIGLSKAAGIRHVVLPQGLRYAIPGWTNEFVYLIKYSSLAAFITVPELFRQARIIASDSFRVTDTYVVVAVLYLALVLTTALAMDRLEAAVAVPGLGPADER, from the coding sequence ATGAGCACGGACCAGACCCAACCCGCCGCCGTCGGCGATCTGCCGGGCCGGCGACGCGTCGCCGTCGTGACCGTCGGCGTCGTCTTCTGGACGTGGCTGTCGCTGCGCTGGGCCTACCACAACACGGTCCTCGACGCCGTCGCCACGGCGCTTGGCGTCCCGGACCTGATCCGCTCGGAGACGGCGGTGCTCGCTCGCGAGCCGTGGCTCCCGACCGCACCGTTCGCGAACGCCGCCGAGACCCTGACCGCTGTCGGTGCCGATCTGGGGCCGCTCGGACTCCTCGCGGAGTGGCTCGCCTGGCCGTTCGAACTGACTGCCTTCGCCATCGAGGGCGGGCCGGCGATGGCCGCCGGTGCCTTCATCACGGTGTACCTGACGCTCGCGTCGATGGTGCTCGGACTGGCGATCGCCGTCCCGCTCTCCGTCGCGCGGGTCTACGGCGGGCGGATCGTCGGCACCGTCTCGCTCGCGTACACGGAGCTCGTTCGCGGGACGCCGCTGCTCGCCCAGCTGTTCTTACTGTACTACGGGCTCCCCCTGGCAGAGGAGATCGAGGGGCTCGGGCTCGTCGGCGAGGGAGCCGTGCCACGGGCGGCCGTCTTCGTGGCGATCGTCGGCTTCACGATCAACTCCTCGGCCTACCAGGCCGAGTACATCCGGGGCGCGCTCCAGTCGGTCGACAGCGGACAACTCGTGGCCGCCCGATCGATCGGCCTCTCGAAGGCGGCGGGGATCCGCCACGTCGTCCTGCCACAGGGGTTGCGCTACGCGATTCCCGGCTGGACCAACGAGTTCGTCTATCTCATCAAGTACTCCTCGCTGGCCGCGTTCATCACCGTGCCCGAGCTGTTCCGACAGGCCCGGATCATCGCCTCCGATAGCTTCCGGGTCACCGACACCTACGTCGTCGTGGCGGTTCTGTATCTCGCGCTGGTGTTGACGACCGCGCTGGCGATGGATCGGCTCGAAGCGGCCGTCGCCGTCCCCGGCCTCGGGCCAGCAGACGAGCGGTGA
- a CDS encoding Nif3-like dinuclear metal center hexameric protein — protein sequence MDLQTLTDRLDERLDTAAYADLDASPNGLQVETRSTEIEHVAVAVDAAEATVEAAADAGADLLVTHHGIVWGGMERLTGTHYRRMAPLIEHGLGLYVSHLPLDGHPELGNAAGVADLLELDDRAPFGEVGPEYIGQRGRAASSYTAEDLRSSLADELDTAGQPVQVLDFGPDEIEDIAIVTGSGSDWIGEAAEAGVDALVTGEGKQKAYHEAREAGLTVVLAGHYATETVGVRSLAALLEEWGLTTTYVDHPTGL from the coding sequence ATGGATCTGCAGACACTCACGGACCGACTGGACGAGCGACTCGACACGGCGGCCTACGCCGATCTGGACGCCAGCCCGAACGGACTCCAGGTCGAGACCCGCTCGACCGAGATCGAGCACGTCGCCGTCGCCGTCGACGCCGCCGAGGCGACCGTCGAGGCGGCCGCCGACGCCGGGGCCGATCTCCTGGTCACACACCACGGTATCGTCTGGGGCGGGATGGAGCGACTGACCGGGACCCACTACCGTCGGATGGCTCCCCTGATCGAGCACGGCCTGGGGCTGTACGTCTCCCACCTCCCTCTCGACGGCCATCCGGAGTTGGGCAACGCCGCCGGAGTCGCAGACCTGCTCGAACTGGACGACCGGGCTCCCTTCGGCGAGGTCGGCCCGGAGTACATCGGCCAGCGCGGACGGGCAGCCAGCAGCTACACCGCCGAGGACCTCCGATCGTCGCTGGCCGACGAACTCGACACCGCCGGCCAGCCCGTGCAGGTGCTCGACTTCGGCCCCGACGAGATCGAGGACATCGCGATTGTCACCGGCAGCGGCAGCGACTGGATCGGCGAAGCCGCCGAGGCCGGCGTGGACGCGCTCGTGACCGGCGAAGGCAAACAGAAAGCCTACCACGAGGCCCGCGAAGCGGGGCTGACGGTCGTACTGGCCGGCCACTACGCCACGGAGACCGTTGGCGTCCGATCCCTCGCCGCGCTGCTCGAAGAGTGGGGCCTGACCACGACCTACGTCGACCACCCGACCGGACTGTAA
- a CDS encoding SprT-like domain-containing protein, producing MDAPVEFDAIDDHDDLIAWSRAYCKHARRKWLVDVRLDLVEWTVSTRARRRAAAVRHPQIDDATVGDALDWDAVPDADGRPLPCTLSLTWDAFREFSQAEWASTLRHELIHVEQYQHCATTGHGAAFRWRAETLDTEVHCQTFADARWTFECRTCGTVVARRYRDCPFVREYDRYRSDCCGAQLRCVERSE from the coding sequence ATGGACGCGCCGGTCGAGTTCGACGCGATCGACGATCACGACGACCTGATCGCGTGGTCCCGTGCCTACTGCAAGCACGCTCGTCGCAAGTGGCTGGTGGACGTGCGCCTCGACCTCGTCGAGTGGACGGTCTCGACGCGGGCCCGCCGCCGCGCCGCCGCGGTCAGACACCCCCAGATCGACGACGCCACCGTCGGCGACGCCCTGGACTGGGACGCCGTCCCCGACGCCGACGGCAGGCCGCTCCCCTGTACGCTGTCGCTGACCTGGGACGCGTTCCGCGAGTTCTCGCAGGCGGAGTGGGCGTCGACGCTGCGCCACGAGCTGATCCACGTCGAACAGTACCAACACTGCGCCACGACCGGCCACGGCGCGGCGTTCCGGTGGCGCGCCGAGACACTCGACACCGAGGTCCACTGCCAGACGTTCGCCGACGCGCGCTGGACCTTCGAGTGTCGAACCTGTGGCACCGTCGTCGCCCGCCGCTACCGTGACTGCCCGTTCGTCCGCGAGTACGACCGCTACCGCTCGGACTGCTGTGGGGCACAGCTTCGATGCGTCGAACGATCGGAGTGA
- a CDS encoding amino acid ABC transporter ATP-binding protein, with product MSLLRLEDVEKSYGKEEVLHGVGFEMDTRDVDVIVGPSGSGKSTLLRCINRLTEIDGGSIFLDGEDVHAMDENDLRRRVGMVFQDFNLFAHRTAVGNVTLGLTEVLDLPSGEAHDRAMEFLDRVGLAEQADSYPAELSGGQKQRVGIARSLAMDPELILFDEPTSALDPELIGEVLGVMNDLADEGMTMLCVTHEMGFARSAATTLTFLDDGRIVERGPPEQLFDDPEHDRTREFLGDLTEIH from the coding sequence ATGAGCCTACTTCGACTCGAAGACGTCGAGAAATCGTACGGGAAAGAGGAGGTACTGCACGGCGTCGGGTTCGAGATGGACACACGGGACGTGGACGTGATCGTCGGCCCGAGCGGATCGGGCAAGTCCACCCTGTTGCGCTGTATCAACCGTCTCACCGAGATCGACGGCGGGTCGATCTTCCTCGACGGCGAGGACGTCCACGCGATGGACGAGAACGACCTCCGGCGACGGGTCGGGATGGTGTTTCAGGACTTCAATCTCTTCGCGCACCGCACCGCGGTGGGCAACGTCACGCTGGGGCTGACCGAGGTGCTCGATCTCCCGAGCGGCGAGGCCCACGACCGCGCGATGGAGTTCCTCGACCGCGTCGGGCTGGCCGAGCAGGCAGACTCCTACCCGGCAGAGCTGTCCGGCGGCCAGAAACAGCGGGTCGGGATCGCTCGCTCGCTGGCGATGGACCCGGAGCTCATCCTCTTCGACGAACCCACCAGCGCGCTGGACCCGGAACTGATCGGCGAGGTGCTGGGCGTGATGAACGACCTGGCCGACGAGGGGATGACGATGCTGTGTGTCACCCACGAGATGGGCTTTGCCCGCTCTGCGGCCACGACGCTCACCTTCCTCGACGACGGGCGGATCGTCGAACGGGGACCGCCCGAACAGCTGTTCGACGACCCCGAACACGACCGCACACGCGAGTTCCTGGGCGACCTCACAGAGATCCACTGA